One region of Salvia miltiorrhiza cultivar Shanhuang (shh) chromosome 3, IMPLAD_Smil_shh, whole genome shotgun sequence genomic DNA includes:
- the LOC131015349 gene encoding uncharacterized protein LOC131015349 → MADEAVYAAGGESNKRKYDDSPPAVGRRSTGFSSPPDSAAPPPSYNNVPPPLNEIELAKQKAQEIAARLLNNADPSKRARVENGAGAGGGYDAVDTGVSHKHPGLGLGGPAQSASYGYPGPSKKIDIPNGRVGVIIGKGGETIKYLQLQSGAKIQVTRDMDADPNSTSRAVELMGTPDQIAKAEQLINDVLNEADAGGSGIVSRRLTGQQSGADQFVMMIPNNKVGLVIGKGGETIKSMQAQTGARIQVIPLHLPPGDMSKERTVQIDGTSEQIEAAKQLIEEVTSENRMRGQSMSGGYSQQGYQARPPTNWAQPGPPGQQPGYGYVQPGAYPGPPQYGMTQPPYSGYPPQPTSGGYGAGWDQSSTAPQNQQSAQGGGYDYYNQQAPSQQQQAHGGPTAPTDASGYGYSQGQGGYGHDGYGGYHAGAAQSGYGQQNPSAGYDQQQQGYNSAYPTPDGHTPSYGSQGDPNQAPASAQSYNAGGQPSPNPNYPHQASSQPGYGAQGGYGSQPPYGNYATPPPSQKPGSQPAAAYAQPQQSPSAQGGSYGQPGYPRSQPPPAQAGYAHADSGAQRPPSSGYPAAAYGAPPYGAAAAAAAAQPGYGQQQPSQYGSAYDATPPQAAQSTGAAKASPPS, encoded by the exons AGAAGGCGCAGGAGATTGCTGCGAGGCTTCTGAACAACGCTGATCCTTCGAAGAGAGCGAGAGTTGAGAACGGGGCTGGTGCCGGCGGTGGTTATGATGCTGTTGATACAG GTGTTAGCCATAAGCATCCGGGTTTAGGTCTTGGTGGTCCAGCACAAAGTGCTTCATATGGCTACCCAGGTCCAAGCAAGAAAATCGATATTCCAAATGGAAGGGTTGGCGTGATAATTGGCAAAGGTGGCGAGACTATCAAGTACCTCCAACTACAGTCAGGAGCTAAGATTCAGGTCACCAGAGACATGGATGCAGACCCAAACTCTACTTCAAGAGCAGTTGAGCTTATGGGAACTCCGGATCAGATAGCCAAAGCTGAGCAATTGATCAATGATGTTCTTAACGAG GCTGATGCAGGTGGTTCTGGCATAGTTTCCCGACGGTTGACTGGGCAGCAATCTGGGGCCGATCAATTTGTTATGATGATCCCTAATAATAAA GTGGGACTTGTTATTGGTAAAGGAGGCGAAACTATAAAAAGTATGCAAGCTCAAACAGGGGCCCGTATCCAG GTTATACCTCTGCATCTGCCCCCTGGTGATATGTCAAAGGAGAGGACAGTGCAAATTGATGGAACTAGTGAACAAATTGAAGCAGCAAAACAGTTGATTGAAGAAGTCACCAGTGAG AACCGCATGAGAGGCCAATCGATGTCTGGAGGATATTCACAGCAAGGTTATCAAGCTAGGCCACCTACTAACTGGGCGCAGCCGGGCCCACCTGGGCAACAACCCGGTTATGGCTATGTCCAGCCAGGTGCATACCCTGGTCCACCACAATACGGCATGACTCAACCACCTTACTCTGGTTATCCTCCTCAACCCACATCCGGTGGGTACGGAGCCGGCTGGGATCAATCATCAACTGCTCCTCAAAATCAGCAATCTGCTCAGGGAGGTGGCTATGATTATTACAACCAACAGGCACCTTCCCAGCAACAGCAAGCTCATGGGGGCCCTACTGCTCCGACTGATGCTTCGGGCTACGGTTACAGTCAAGGACAAGGCGGCTACGGCCATGATGGTTATGGTGGTTATCATGCTGGTGCAGCTCAATCCGGTTACGGCCAGCAGAATCCTAGTGCCGGATACGATCAACAGCAGCAAGGCTACAACTCTGCATATCCAACACCCGATGGTCACACTCCTTCGTACGGATCACAAGGCGACCCCAATCAAGCCCCTGCTTCTGCGCAGTCGTACAACGCTGGTGGTCAACCCAGCCCGAACCCAAATTACCCGCATCAAGCTTCCAGCCAGCCCGGTTACGGGGCACAGGGTGGCTATGGGAGCCAACCACCCTACGGAAATTACGCGACACCTCCCCCGTCACAAAAACCTGGCAGCCAGCCTGCCGCTGCATATGCACAACCCCAGCAATCACCAAGCGCACAAGGTGGTTCATACGGTCAGCCCGGCTATCCTCGTTCTCAGCCTCCACCTGCCCAGGCCGGCTATGCTCACGCAGATTCAGGTGCTCAGAGACCTCCATCGTCCGGTTACCCAGCAGCAGCATATGGAGCCCCGCCTTACggggcagcagcagcagcagcagcagctcaaCCTGGCTACGGCCAACAGCAGCCCTCGCAATACGGTAGTGCTTATGATGCCACCCCGCCTCAAGCGGCCCAATCAACCGGGGCTGCGAAAGCATCGCCCCCGAGTTGA
- the LOC131015380 gene encoding LOW QUALITY PROTEIN: ferrochelatase-2, chloroplastic (The sequence of the model RefSeq protein was modified relative to this genomic sequence to represent the inferred CDS: inserted 2 bases in 2 codons; deleted 3 bases in 3 codons; substituted 1 base at 1 genomic stop codon): MEAVAAGSRILPQISLNQNSESLHHHVKLTPSFVDTTKLSVDRCSSSNATKNSVSGGWSLRLPVQRKGVVGRTLCSTGVCTYPGGAIESHSHTAEXKIGVLLLNLGGPDTLNDVQPFLFNLFADPDIIRLPRLFRFLQRPLAQLISVLRAPKSKEGYASIGGGSPLRKITDEQASALKSALEAKEVSADVYVAMRYWHPFTEEAVHQIKRDRITRLVVLPLYPQYSISTTGSSVRVLQEMFRHDTHLSRLPVAIIQSWYRRQGYIKSMADLIEKELQNFSNPEEVMIFFSAHGVPVSYVENAGDPYRDQMEECIFLIMQELKLRGTGNDHTLAYQSRVGPVQWLKPYTDEVLVXSAVXSLLAVPVSFVSEHIETLEEIDMEYKELALESGIENWGRVPALNCTSSFITDLADAVIEALPSAMAISGSNTTTSNRAENDFVAYASKMIFGSIFAFLLLLSPKLMSAFRSYVL; the protein is encoded by the exons ATGGAAGCTGTTGCTGCAGGCTCGCGGATTCTTCCCCAAATCAGTCTTAATCAGAATTCTGAATC GTTGCACCATCATGTTAAATTGACTCCATCTTTCGTCGACACGACCAAACTTTCTGTGGATCGGTGTTCTAGTTCCAACGCCACGAAAAATTCTGTTTCCGGAGGTTGGTCTTTGAGACTTCCGGTGCAGAGGAAGGGCGTTGTTGGAAGAACACTTTGCTCGACTGGGGTATGCACGTATCCTGGAGGTGCCATTGAGTCACATTCTCACACTGCTG GAAAGATAGGAGTTCTGCTTCTGAATCTTGGAGGCCCCGACACTCTAAACGATGTTCAGCCTTTCTTGTTCAATTTGTTTGCTGACCCT GATATTATTCGTCTTCCCAGGTTGTTCCGGTTCCTTCAACGCCCTTTGGCACAATTGATTTCAGTGTTGAGAGCTCCTAAGAGCAAAGAAGGTTATGCTTCCATTGGTGGAGGTTCACCTTTGCGCAAGATCACAGACGAGCAG GCAAGTGCATTGAAATCGGCTCTTGAAGCTAAGGAAGTTTCCGCAGATGTCTATGTAGCAATGCGATACTGGCACCCGTTCACAGAGGAAGCAGTTCATCAG ATTAAGAGAGATAGGATTACAAGGCTTGTCGTATTGCCACTGTATCCCCAATACTCTATTTCAACAACCGGATCAAGCGTCCGTGTTCTTCAAGAAATGTTTAG ACATGATACGCACTTGTCAAGATTACCTGTTGCCATCATACAGTCGTGGTATCGGCGACAAGGTTATATCAAGTCTATGGCTGACTTAATCGAGAAGGAGTTGCAAAATTTCTCGAACCCTGAGGAG GTGATGATATTTTTCAGCGCCCACGGAGTT CCTGTCAGCTATGTTGAGAATGCCGGTGATCCATACCGAGACCAGATGGAAGAGTGTATCTTCCTAATAATGCAAGAGCTCAAGTTAAGAGGAACTGGAAATGATCATACTTTGGCTTACCAG AGCCGAGTGGGACCTGTGCAGTGGTTAAAGCCATACACTGATGAAGTTCTCG ACTCGGCAGTGTAAAGTCTTCTCGCAGTTCCAGTGag TTTTGTGAGCGAGCACATAGAAACTCTTGAAGAGATTGACATGGAGTACAAAGAATTGGCTCTTGAATCGGGCATTGAGAACTGGGGCCGCGTCCCTGCTCTCAACTGTACGTCATCCTTCATCACTGATCTGGCGGAC GCAGTAATCGAAGCACTGCCCTCTGCTATGGCTATATCCGGCTCCAACACCACCACCTCAAACAGAGCTGAAAATGATTTTGTGGCATATGCC AGCAAAATGATCTTTGGTTCAATCTTTGCGTTCCTTCTGCTGTTATCGCCTAAACTGATGTCTGCATTCAGGAGTTACGTTCTTTAG